The following is a genomic window from Sinorhizobium fredii NGR234.
ATCGAGGCGACGTCGAGCATCTGCGGATGCACGGTGACAATGACCGAGGTCGAGGCACAGAGCGCCGAGAGCGTCAGATAGCCGAGCTGCGGCGGGCAGTCGATGACGACGACGTCGTAATCGTCGGCCACACTTGCAAGCGCCGCCTGGACGCGGGCGAAGAACAGCGGCCCGGCATCGGCGCCGTTCTGGCGCGCGCTCAACGCCTGCGGCGTTGTGTGCTCGAATTCCTGGAGTTCGAGATTCCCCGGCACCAGATCGAGCCCGTCGAAATAGGTCTTGCGGATGATCTCGTTCAGCGGCCGCGCCTCGGCGTCGTAGCGGATCGCGCCATAAAGGGTGTCGTTGCCGGTCAGGTCCAGCTCCGGCTGGTAGCCGAACAGCGCCGAGAGCGAGGCCTGCGGGTCGAGGTCGACCGCCAGCACCCGATGGCCGGTTAGGGCAAGATATTGGGCGAGATGGACCGACGAGGTCGTCTTGCCGGAGCCGCCTTTGAAGTTGGTGACCGAGATCACCTGCAGGTGCTCGCCCCGCGTTTCGTCGCGCCAGTTCACATAGCCGCGCGCCTTGGCGGCATTGCCCTTGGCGAGCGCCTGTTCGGCGAGATGGCGGCGCAGCGCATTGATGTCGGAGAGCGAATAGGAGCGGCGCCCACCGATGCCGGTGTCGGGCTGCGGCCCCTCCCCGGCGAGCGACAGCTGCCGGAGATAGCCGTCGGAAACGCCGATCAGCCTGGCGGCCTCGCCGGAGGTGAAGCTTCTGAGCGTCTTCATCGCCGTCGGCGCGAACAGGCGGTCGCGCATCGCCTTCAACTGTTCGGAAAGCGCCCGCGCATCGGCCGCGATCGCCTCGTCGGCGGGCCGGCGAGATCCGGCGCCGGCGGTCGCCGTCTTGCCGATTGCGCTTGCCGCGTCCACGGCCGATCCTGTCATGTCCATCGTCGAAATCCCCTCGTACATTTCGCAATTGCCGTCGAGCCGCAACCGAATGGCAACAACCGTCCCTTCGCCGGCCGCACATGCGCCCGCCGCATTCCTTTACAGGCCAATCGCTGAACTACGCTGAAATACGGGATATGCGATCTATTCCGTTACAGGAATGATTCATCCTCTGATTCGCGTCAAGCCATTTCTAGCGTTAGCTTCGCGGTTCCGACGGCGGCCTGTCGCTATGGGCGATAAGTGTAGGTCTCGATCGACTGAGGTTTCATCTCGATCGAGAAGCCGGGCCGCTGCGGCGGCATATAGGCGGCGTTGCTGATGACGCAGGGATCGACGAAATGCTCATGCAGATGGTCGACATACTCGATCACGCGGCCGTCCTTGGTGCCGGATACGGCGACATAATCGATCATCGACAGATGCTGCACATACTCGCAGAGGCCCACGCCGCCGGCATGCGGCCACACCGGCAGCCGATATTTCGCCGCCATCAGCAGGACGGCAAGAACCTCGTTCAGGCCCCCGAGGCGGCAGGCGTCGACCTGGACGATGTCGATCGCGCCTTCGGCGATGAACTGCTTGAAGAGAATGCGGTTCTGGCACATCTCGCCGGTCGCGACCTTGATGGGCGCGATTGCCGCGCGGATCTTGCGGTGGCCGGCGACATCGTCGGGACTGGTCGGCTCCTCGATGAAAAAGGGCTTGGCGAAGGAAAGCGCCTTCACCCAGTCGATCGCCTCGTCGACATCCCAGACCTGGTTGGCGTCGATCATCAGGTAACGATCGGGACTGAGAACCTCGCGGGCGATCGTCAGCCGGCGGATATCGTCGGCACGGTCGCGCCCGACCTTCATCTTGACGTGGTTGAAGCCGGCGTCGACCGCCTCCTCAGCAAGCCGCCGGAGTTTCTCGTCACCGTAGCCGAGCCAGCCGGCGGAGGTCGTATAGCAGGGATAGCCCTCCCGCCCGAGCATCGCGATGCGCGCCGCCTTGCCGGGCTCGGCGCGTTTGAGGATATCGATCGCGTCCTCGCGCGTCAGCACATCGGTCAGATAGCGGTAATCGACGATATCGGCGATCTCCTCTGCCGACATCTCGGCCACGAGACGCCAGACCGGCTTGCCCGCTTCCTTGGCGATCAGATCCCACACGGCATTGACGATCGCCCCGGTGGCGAGATGGATCGCCCCCTTTTCCGGCCCGATCCAGCGCAACTGGCTGTCGCCGGTCAGATGCCGCCAGAAGTGGCCCGGCTGGTTGCGAATGACCTCGATCTCCTGGCCTACGACAAGGTGGCGCATCGCCTTGATCGCCATGCAGCAGATGTCGTTGCCGCGGCCGATGGTGAAGGTAAGGCCGTGGCCGGAGAGCCCCGGCTGGTCGGTGTCGAGAATGACATAGGCGGCAGAATAGTCCGGGTCCGGATTCATCGCGTCCGATCCGTCGAGGCTTTGCGACGTCGGAAAGCGCAGGTCAAAGACGCGGAGATCGACGATGCGGGTCATGGGAACGCTCCGTTTTCGTGCGGCCGCCAATCGGAGGGCGTGCCCGGATGATACCACCCTGCGCCAACGACGTGCATCCTCAACGAGCCTGGAGAGTTCAAGCAAGGTGATGTCAGCGGCTCGGTGGTGCCCGGCCGTAGAGCAGCAGCATCACGATGATGACGACGCCGTAGACGATCTGGCGGCCGGCCTCCGGCATCTGCATGACCGAGAGGATGGATTGCAGCAGCGTGATCAGGATGACGCCCGCCACCGTGCCGAGATAGGAGCCGCGGCCGCCGAGGATGGAAGTGCCGCCGAGCACCACCGCGGCGATCGACGGCAGGAGATAGGCGTCGCCCATCGCCTGTGCCGCCTTCGAGGCATAGCCGGCAAGCAATACGCCGCCGAAGGCGCTCAACCCGCCCGAGAACACGAAGGCGATCATGATGACCCGCCGCGTGCCGACGCCGGAGAGAAAGGCGGCACGCTCGCTGTTGCCGATACCATAGACGGCGCGACCGAAGGCGGTGCGGGTGAGCAGAAACACCATCGCCGCGCTGACGGCAAACCAGACGAGGATGGCGTTCGGAACGCCCGGCACGAGTGCGCCGGTCGCCAGCCAGCGTATGGCAGGCGGCGCCGAATCCTGCGGCGAGAAGCCGCCGGTGTAGACGACCATCAGTCCCTGCGCCACGACATTGGAGGCGAGCGTTACGATCATCGAAGGAATGCGCAGATAGGCAACGCCAAAGCCGTTCAGGAGGCCGAAGGCCATGCCGCTGAGGACGCCGACCGGAATGGCGACGAAGGCGCCTGCCGGTCCGAAACCGGCCGCGGCGCAGGCCATCATCGCGCCCATCGTCATCACCCAGGGCACCGACAGATCGATGTGGCCGAGCAGGATGACGATCATCATCCCGGCCGCCACCACGCCGAGGAACGAGGCGACCTTGAGCTGCTGCAGCAGATAGTCGGGCGACAGGAAATTGCTGGAATAGAGGCTGCCGAGAAGGAGTAAGAGCAGGATGCAGCCGAAGGCGGTAAGGACGGCCGGATCGGCGCGGCGGAGAATGCCGGGCCGGCGCGTCTTGACGGACAGGCGGCTCTCGGAGGTCTCGCTCATTGGAACCAGTCCAGCCGGTTTCGGACCCGCAGGAGCGCCAGCGAGCCGATGCTGACGGCGATCATCAGGACGATGCCCTGAAGCAGCGGCTGCCACAGCGGGTCGACGTCGAAGGCGAACAGCATGTCGCCGGTGGTGCGGGCCGCGAAGGCGCCGAAGATCGCCCCGACGGCGCTGCCGCGACCGCCATAGAGCGACACGCCGCCGAGCACGACTGCGGCGATCGACCAGAGCGTATAGGCGCTGCCGCTCGCATAGGCCGCCTCGCCCGTATAGGTGAAGAAGGTGAGGAACAGGCCGCCCATTCCGGCGAGCAGCCCGCCCAAGAGATAGGCCGCGAACTTGCCGCGGCGGATCGGCACGCCGGACATGAAGGCGGCCGGCTCGGAAGAGCCGGCTGCGAAAGCCGCGCGGCCCGCGACCGATCGCCGGAAGGGGAGCCAGATCAATAAGACGACGGCGGCGAGTGCGACGAGGCTCGACGGAATGACCCCGAACAGCCGCCCGGTCAGCGCGTCGGCGAGGTCCTCGTTGACGGAACCGCCCGGAAAGGGCCGGAGCAGCAGGCCAAGGCCGAAATAGACGGCCCCGGTAGCGATCGTCGCGACGATCGGCTGGAGGCGCCCGTAGATCACCAGCGCGCCGTTGATCGCGCCGCAGAGCGTTCCGGTCGCCAGCACGGCGGCTACGCCAAGCGCGGTTGGTACCGCTCCGCCCACGACGATCCAGGAAGCAAGGCAGTTGGTGAGCACCAGGATCATGCCGACCGACAGATCGATCCCGGCGGTGATCACCACCAGCGCCTGCGCCATGGCGACGAAGGCGAGCAGTACGCCCTTGTTGGCGGCCGTGTGGACGACATTGGCGGTGAACCCGGCCGGATGATTGGCGACATAGACGGAAAACATCACCAGGAAGATCGCAAGGCCTGTCAGCGTGCCGCGCTGCTCGTTCAGCCAATAGCGCCATTCGCTCATGCCGCCGTTCCTTCCTGCCCAGCCTCGACATTGAGCGCGCTGGCGATCAGTGCCCGTTCGCTGATCTGATCGCCTTCGAGTTCTCGGACGACGCGGCCGTCATAGAGGACCAGGACCCGGTCGCAGCAGCCGATCAGTTCGTCGTAGTCGGTCGAATAGAAGACGATCGCCGCGCCCGCCTCCGCCAGTTGCCGGAGCAAGCGATAGAGCTCCTGCTTGGTCCCGACGTCGATGCCGCGTGTCGGATCGTTGAGCAGGATGATCCGCGGCTCGCGCATCAGCCATTTGGCGATGACGACCTTCTGCTGGTTGCCGCCGGAAAGCGCGCCGGCGGGCACGTCGAGGCCGGCGGTCTTGATTTCCAGGAGCCGCAGCATCTCGTCGATCAGTTGTTCCTCCTTCGCCCGATCTATGACGCCGCCGCGGGAAACGCGGTCGAGGGCGGCAAAGGAGAGATTTTCCCGGACCGTCATCGGCAGCATCAGCCCCTCGGTCTTACGGTCCTCGGGGATCAGCGCCATGGAATGCGGCGGCTTGCGTGCCGCCGCCGGACCGCTGATCGCCGCCGGCGCGCCGTCGATGAGCACCGAGCCGCTCATGCCGCGCAGCACGCCGAAGAGGGCGAGAAGCAGGAGCCGCTGGCCCTGGCCTTCGAGCCCGCCGAGGCCGACGACCTCCCCCTCGCCGACGGAAAAGGATATGTCGCGCAGCCGGTCGCTCCAGCCGAGATTGCGGCATTCGAGCACCGGCGCCTTGCCCTCTTCGATCGTGCGCTTCTGCCGCGGCGGGAAGACGTTGCTGTATTCGCGCCCGATCATCATTTCGACGACCTCGCTGTTGGTCCGGCTGCCGGCGGAAAAGTTAGCGACGTTGCGGCCGTTGCGGAACACCGTGCAGGTGTCGGCAAGTTCGGCAATCTCATGCATGCGGTGCGAGATGTAGAGCAGCGCCAGACCCTCGGAACGCAGGCCCTTCAGCACGGCGAACACCTTGGCGACATCGCCGGCCGTCAGCGCCGAGGTCGCTTCGTCGAGGATCAGGATGCGCGGCCCGGAGGCGAGCGCCTTGGCGATCTCGACCATCTGCCGGCGCGACAGGGGCAGATCCTTGACCGCGGTGCGCGGGTGTATGTCCTCGGCACCGGCCCGGGCGAGAGCCTCCTCGGCGATTGCGCGCTGGGCCCGCCGGTCGATCAGGCCGAAGCGGCGTGGTGGGTTGGCAATGGCGATGTTGTCGGCGACGCTGAGATCCGGGATCAGCGACAGTTCCTGAAAGACGCAGGCAATGCCGGCGGCAGAAGCCGCAGCCGGCGAGCGGAAGCTGACGTCCTGACCGTCGAGCAGCATGCGGCCCTCGTCCGGCGCCACCACCCCGGCCATGATCTTGATCAGTGTCGACTTGCCTGCACCGTTCTCGCCGAGGATCGCATGGATGCGGCCCGCCTCCACGTCGAGATGGGCACTTTCCAGGGCGCGAACCCCGCCATAGCGCTTCGACACGCCCTCCATCCGAAATAGCGGCGACGTCGCCTGTATCTCTCCCATCGCCATCCGTCGCCTCGGCTCCCGATTCTCCTGCGCATGCCGCGTGCTCGCGCACGCGGCATGGTGCTCCGGAAAACCCCAGAGACTACTGGTTTTCCTTCGTCTGCCCCATGATCTCCTGGGCCGTGAAGTTGATGCCGCAGGTCGGGAAGGCGTTGCCTACGAAGAAGTTGTCCGACTGGTCGGGGTAGAAGTCCTGGCCTTCCTTGAAGTTCGGATCCTCGACGATCGCCAGCGGCAGCTTGATCGATTGCGGCACCACCTGCCCTTCGAGGGCTGCGATCGCCGTCTTGATGGCGACTGCCACTTGAGCGGGCCCGGTACCGGCCGACGAGCACTTCAGCCCCTCGCCGGCATGCTTGGCGCAGAACTTGCGGAAGCCGTTCTCCGTTTCGCCGCCGAACGGCACGAAGGGATGACCGGCATCGATCATCGCCTGGACGACGCCGGTATCGCCGCCCTGGGCTGTGATGCCGTCGAACTTCTTGTGTACGGCAATCGCGTCCGCCGTCGCCTTCTGCGCGGTCGGGTCGTCCCACTTGCCGATGACCTCGACGACGTCCCATTTCTTGCCGGTCGCCGCGAAGGTCTCATGGATGCCGTTGTGGCGGTCGGTGTCGACCGAGGTGCCGGCGACGCCACGCACCTCGAGGATCTTGCCACCCTCCGGAAGATGCTTGGCCAGCCAGTTCGCCCAGAGCACGCCGAGGCCTTTCTGGTCGACGTTGACGTTGATGGCATCCTCGGTGTCGAGGATGTTGTCGAAGGCGACGAGCACGATGCCGGCCTCCTTGGCGCGCTTGATGACCGGACCGAAAGCGGTCGGGTTCTGCGCATTGACGATGATCGCGTCATAGCCCGAGTCGATGAAGTTGTTGATCGCCGAGATCTGCGCCGGAACGTCCTCCCCGGTAGAAACGACCTTGAACTCCTTGAGCTTGGCGGCAACGTCCGGCTGTGCGGCATAAGCCTTGGCCGTCTGGATCATCTGGATGCGCCAGGTGTTGGCGATGAACCCATTCGCAAGCGCCACCCGATAGGGGCCATCCTTTTTCGGGAACTTGAAGAATTTGGTTTCGGCCGTCCAGGGCGCGAAGCAATCCGGCTCGGCGGCGGGACCGCTGACGATTTCAGGCTCTGCGTAGGCGGTGGTGGACAGTAGTGCAGCGGCCGTGAGAATGCCGCTGACGAATGCTCTGGTCATCGAATTCCCTCCCGTTATCATGCAGGGACAGGGCATCGATCGGCGGCACAGCCATCGATTGTTCGCCGCAGGCCCGCCTGCGGACCGGAGCACCGAACCCTCGTGCGAGCGCAGTTGGATGCTTCAGAAAGCACCAAAGCCTCTCGTCAGCGGTAACCGAGTGCTTCCGTGGCCGATCCGGCACGATTTATCGATACGCAAGTCCATGAACGCCAGACAGGCTCCTCCCGGGCGTCTGATGGAAATGGTAGCGCTACCAATATCTTATGTAAAGCGGCGGTCCGGCAAGGCCGAAGGAACTTCGTTCCCCGGATGAGGCGAAACAGCGCGGCCGCCGGCTACGCCGTTTCGCAACTCTCGGCTCAGCCTGGTTGCCCAGGGCCCATCGGATGGTTGAAACGCTCTGCGAAAGCCTCGATCGAACCGCGGCCGAAGCGCAGCAGGCGCCGTCGCACCAGAACGGACATGACGCGTGCGGCGGTGGAGACGGTCATCTCGTCGAGTGGGCCTGTGCCGCTCCAGGGCTTCGTCAGGCGGTCGGTGACGATGCCGAGCATATTGGCCGGCATGATGTCGGTACAGGGCCGCATCCAATCGAAGACGGCGCTGATCGGCACCACTTTTCCTTCAAAGGAAACGATCGGTTCGGGCATGTCTTCGTCCCAATCGTCATAGGCTTCGAGTGCATCTCTGAAGAGAGTCTGCAGCGTGATCGGGGCATGCCCTTCATAAAGGGCGGGCAGGAAATTCGTCATTAGGGTCTCCTCCGAGTGGTTAGGCCGGAAACGCGAAATGGCCAATTCTGTCAGCGGTAACGGTTTGTAATGCTCCTTCATAAATCGTGCAGCGGCAGTATGGTTCAAAGCACCGGAGGGCGCAAACACAATCGATTGAAACGGTGGATTTTCTGCCGCGGGGCAGAAAAAGCGGCCACCCCGGCAGACACAAGTCGCTGAAATCCCGGGCTGATTTCCACCCCTGTGGAAAAACCGCTAGACCGTCAGATGCCGGCGCGCTTCCGGGCTGTCCAGCGTCTCTGCCGGCCCCGCGTGGACAAAGGCGCCGCGATCCATGATGTAGACCTGATCGGCGAGCTCGCGGCAGAAGTCGAGATATTGCTCGACGAGCAGGATCGCCATGCCGGTCGAATCCCTGAGATACCTGACGGCTCGGCCGATGTCCTTGATGATCGACGGCTGGATGCCCTCGGTCGGCTCGTCGAGCACGAGGATTTTCGGACGGGTGACGAGCGCGCGGGCGATGGCGAGCTGCTGCTGCTGGCCGCCGGAAAGGTCGCCGCCGCGCCGGCCGAGCATGGTCTGAAGCACGGGAAACAGGCTGAAGATATCGTCGGGGATCGAGCGGTCGGCGCGCTTCAGCGGCGCGTAGCCGGTCTCCAGATTCTCCTTGACCGTCAGAAGAGGAAAGATCTCGCGACCCTGCGGCACGTAGCCGACGCCCTGCTTCGCGCGCCGGAAGGGCGCCAGCCCGTCGAGGGCCACGCCATTGAAGGCGATTGCGCCGGAACTCACCGGATGCTGGCCGGTGATGGCCCTGAGCAGGCTCGACTTGCCGACGCCGTTGCGGCCGAGCACGCAGGTGATCTTGCCCATTTCGGCCTTGAACGAGACGTTGCGGAGCGCCTGGGCGGCGCCGTAGTGCAGGCTGACGTTTTCGACGCTCAACATCGGTATAGGTCCCTCCGCTCGCCGCTCATCGGCCGAGATAGTTCTCGATCACCTTCGGATCGTTGCTGACGAAATCGATCGAGCCTTCGGCCAGCACCGAACCTTCGGCAAGGCAAGTGACCTTTACTCCGAGATCGCGGATGAAGCCCATGTCGTGCTCGACGACGACGACGGAGCGTGTCTTGGCGATCTCCCTGAGGAGGACCGCGGTTTCCGCCGTCTCCGCATCCGTCATGCCGGCGACCGGCTCGTCGACGAGCAGCAGTTCCGGCTCCTGCGCGAGCAGCATGCCGATCTCCAGCCATTGCTTCTGCCCGTGCGAGAGGTTGGCGGCGAGATCGTCGCGTCGCGCCGT
Proteins encoded in this region:
- a CDS encoding sugar ABC transporter substrate-binding protein → MTRAFVSGILTAAALLSTTAYAEPEIVSGPAAEPDCFAPWTAETKFFKFPKKDGPYRVALANGFIANTWRIQMIQTAKAYAAQPDVAAKLKEFKVVSTGEDVPAQISAINNFIDSGYDAIIVNAQNPTAFGPVIKRAKEAGIVLVAFDNILDTEDAINVNVDQKGLGVLWANWLAKHLPEGGKILEVRGVAGTSVDTDRHNGIHETFAATGKKWDVVEVIGKWDDPTAQKATADAIAVHKKFDGITAQGGDTGVVQAMIDAGHPFVPFGGETENGFRKFCAKHAGEGLKCSSAGTGPAQVAVAIKTAIAALEGQVVPQSIKLPLAIVEDPNFKEGQDFYPDQSDNFFVGNAFPTCGINFTAQEIMGQTKENQ
- a CDS encoding ABC transporter permease → MSETSESRLSVKTRRPGILRRADPAVLTAFGCILLLLLLGSLYSSNFLSPDYLLQQLKVASFLGVVAAGMMIVILLGHIDLSVPWVMTMGAMMACAAAGFGPAGAFVAIPVGVLSGMAFGLLNGFGVAYLRIPSMIVTLASNVVAQGLMVVYTGGFSPQDSAPPAIRWLATGALVPGVPNAILVWFAVSAAMVFLLTRTAFGRAVYGIGNSERAAFLSGVGTRRVIMIAFVFSGGLSAFGGVLLAGYASKAAQAMGDAYLLPSIAAVVLGGTSILGGRGSYLGTVAGVILITLLQSILSVMQMPEAGRQIVYGVVIIVMLLLYGRAPPSR
- a CDS encoding ABC transporter permease — protein: MSEWRYWLNEQRGTLTGLAIFLVMFSVYVANHPAGFTANVVHTAANKGVLLAFVAMAQALVVITAGIDLSVGMILVLTNCLASWIVVGGAVPTALGVAAVLATGTLCGAINGALVIYGRLQPIVATIATGAVYFGLGLLLRPFPGGSVNEDLADALTGRLFGVIPSSLVALAAVVLLIWLPFRRSVAGRAAFAAGSSEPAAFMSGVPIRRGKFAAYLLGGLLAGMGGLFLTFFTYTGEAAYASGSAYTLWSIAAVVLGGVSLYGGRGSAVGAIFGAFAARTTGDMLFAFDVDPLWQPLLQGIVLMIAVSIGSLALLRVRNRLDWFQ
- a CDS encoding sugar ABC transporter ATP-binding protein, translated to MAMGEIQATSPLFRMEGVSKRYGGVRALESAHLDVEAGRIHAILGENGAGKSTLIKIMAGVVAPDEGRMLLDGQDVSFRSPAAASAAGIACVFQELSLIPDLSVADNIAIANPPRRFGLIDRRAQRAIAEEALARAGAEDIHPRTAVKDLPLSRRQMVEIAKALASGPRILILDEATSALTAGDVAKVFAVLKGLRSEGLALLYISHRMHEIAELADTCTVFRNGRNVANFSAGSRTNSEVVEMMIGREYSNVFPPRQKRTIEEGKAPVLECRNLGWSDRLRDISFSVGEGEVVGLGGLEGQGQRLLLLALFGVLRGMSGSVLIDGAPAAISGPAAARKPPHSMALIPEDRKTEGLMLPMTVRENLSFAALDRVSRGGVIDRAKEEQLIDEMLRLLEIKTAGLDVPAGALSGGNQQKVVIAKWLMREPRIILLNDPTRGIDVGTKQELYRLLRQLAEAGAAIVFYSTDYDELIGCCDRVLVLYDGRVVRELEGDQISERALIASALNVEAGQEGTAA
- the urtE gene encoding urea ABC transporter ATP-binding subunit UrtE, whose translation is MLSVENVSLHYGAAQALRNVSFKAEMGKITCVLGRNGVGKSSLLRAITGQHPVSSGAIAFNGVALDGLAPFRRAKQGVGYVPQGREIFPLLTVKENLETGYAPLKRADRSIPDDIFSLFPVLQTMLGRRGGDLSGGQQQQLAIARALVTRPKILVLDEPTEGIQPSIIKDIGRAVRYLRDSTGMAILLVEQYLDFCRELADQVYIMDRGAFVHAGPAETLDSPEARRHLTV
- a CDS encoding L-fuconate dehydratase; this encodes MTRIVDLRVFDLRFPTSQSLDGSDAMNPDPDYSAAYVILDTDQPGLSGHGLTFTIGRGNDICCMAIKAMRHLVVGQEIEVIRNQPGHFWRHLTGDSQLRWIGPEKGAIHLATGAIVNAVWDLIAKEAGKPVWRLVAEMSAEEIADIVDYRYLTDVLTREDAIDILKRAEPGKAARIAMLGREGYPCYTTSAGWLGYGDEKLRRLAEEAVDAGFNHVKMKVGRDRADDIRRLTIAREVLSPDRYLMIDANQVWDVDEAIDWVKALSFAKPFFIEEPTSPDDVAGHRKIRAAIAPIKVATGEMCQNRILFKQFIAEGAIDIVQVDACRLGGLNEVLAVLLMAAKYRLPVWPHAGGVGLCEYVQHLSMIDYVAVSGTKDGRVIEYVDHLHEHFVDPCVISNAAYMPPQRPGFSIEMKPQSIETYTYRP
- the repA gene encoding plasmid partitioning protein RepA; the protein is MDMTGSAVDAASAIGKTATAGAGSRRPADEAIAADARALSEQLKAMRDRLFAPTAMKTLRSFTSGEAARLIGVSDGYLRQLSLAGEGPQPDTGIGGRRSYSLSDINALRRHLAEQALAKGNAAKARGYVNWRDETRGEHLQVISVTNFKGGSGKTTSSVHLAQYLALTGHRVLAVDLDPQASLSALFGYQPELDLTGNDTLYGAIRYDAEARPLNEIIRKTYFDGLDLVPGNLELQEFEHTTPQALSARQNGADAGPLFFARVQAALASVADDYDVVVIDCPPQLGYLTLSALCASTSVIVTVHPQMLDVASMNQFLYMTSDLLSVVRGAGGELNFDFLRYLVTRFEPNDGPQAQIVGFMRSLFGDRVLTSAMVKSTAISDAGLTKQTLYEVGRENFTRATYDRAIESLNAVNGEIEALIHAAWGR